In Pelodiscus sinensis isolate JC-2024 chromosome 2, ASM4963464v1, whole genome shotgun sequence, the following proteins share a genomic window:
- the TMEM42 gene encoding transmembrane protein 42, which produces MLGGWGAAHSAAAGLLGALAACSAKLALGAGYLREACAAALGGEEEEEAAAGPCVWLHMVLRAGCVSLVFACNAVMWTFFAKALHYSSSSATATLTTTASNFISSAILGKLLFGESRALLWWVGISLVLCGLLLMHTASPGSEQQQAEKKDK; this is translated from the exons atgctggggggctggggcgccgCGCACTCGGCCGCGGCCGGCCTGCTGGGGGCGCTGGCCGCCTGCTCCGCGAAACTGGCTCTGGGCGCCGGTTACCTGCGGGAGGCGTGTGCCGCGGCGCtcggcggggaggaggaggaggaggcggccgcCGGCCCCTGTGTCTGG TTACACATGGTGCTCCGAGCAGGATGTGTCAGTCTGGTGTTTGCATGCAATGCTGTCATGTGGACCTTCTTTGCAAAAGCCCTCCACTACTCTTCTTCCTCAGCGACCGCCACACTGACAACAACCGCCTCCAACTTCATCTCTTCG GCGATCCTTGGCAAACTGCTCTTTGGAGAGAGTCGTGCACTCTTGTGGTGGGTAGGGATCAGCCTGGTGCTCTGTGGGCTTCTGCTGATGCACACCGCTTCGCCCGGGTCAGAACAGCAGCAGGCTGAGAAGAAGGACAAATAA